In Quercus robur chromosome 10, dhQueRobu3.1, whole genome shotgun sequence, a genomic segment contains:
- the LOC126701892 gene encoding uncharacterized protein LOC126701892 isoform X2 — protein sequence MVAISLYRGNLHRVPDVPRRWLMPTPKLSLKDFKSLLHRRSKALSRLRSTTPDPDPNSSQNPDLNQQAEAPKENPVLVEPKLEEEKASDCEEAPPKNEENDQRRTDGGDCSVKPVVVDAPDLKPEKIDSGAVGADVDGQALPAETKPVDLAIANPNSEILNAEEELKRRNSMQGMGIRPSVPLQGDGANDMGSLTRHIAPRMGSEANLGGDMEGTEADDPLNHSINPRHVLRTSSMSPSSESPLRRPVYNQHMVSHPSRTSLVAIGSPSRFAPTGHPGNSGNLPTLSVSGTNYIPSSPSPAASGGTSAFRDARLPSPWN from the exons ATGGTGGCGATATCGCTATACAGAGGGAACCTGCACAGAGTTCCCGACGTGCCTCGCCGATGGCTCATGCCAACCCCTAAACTCTCCCTCAAAGACTTCAAGTCTCTCCTTCACCGTCGCTCCAAAGCCCTCTCTCGCCTCCGCTCCACCACCCCTGACCCGGACCCGAACTCGAGCCAGAACCCCGACCTGAACCAGCAAGCCGAAGCTCCGAAAGAGAACCCGGTTTTGGTTGAGCCTAAgttggaagaagaaaaggccagTGATTGCGAAGAAGCCCCGCCGAAGAATGAGGAAAACGATCAGAGAAGAACCGACGGTGGTGATTGCTCGGTGAAACCGGTTGTTGTTGATGCGCCGGATTTGAAGCCTGAGAAAATCGATTCCGGTGCGGTTGGTGCCGATGTTGACGGACAAGCTTTGCCTGCCGAAACAAAACCGGTTGATTTGGCAATCGCGAACCCTAATTCTGAg ATCTTGAATGCAGAGGAAGAACTGAAGAGGCGAAATAGTATGCAAGGAATGGGGATTCGTCCATCTGTTCCACTTCAAGGGGATGGTGCAAATGACATGGGGTCATTGACTAGGCATATTGCTCCAAGGATGGGCTCAGAGGCAAATCTTGGTGGAGATATGGAAGGGACAGAAGCTGACGATCCTTTAAATCATAGCATTAATCCTCGCCATGTGCTTCGGACTAGCAGTATGTCACCATCTTCAGAGTCTCCTCTTCGAAGGCCTGTCTATAATCAACACATG GTTTCACACCCCTCACGTACGAGTTTAGTGGCAATCGGCAGTCCATCACGCTTTGCTCCCACTGGGCATCCGGGGAATTCTGGAAACCTGCCCACATTATCTGTATCAGGAACAAATTACATTCCATCCTCTCCTTCCCCTGCAGCATCTGGTGGTACATCTGCTTTTAGAGATGCTCGGCTACCAAGTCCATGGAATTAG
- the LOC126703105 gene encoding (+)-neomenthol dehydrogenase-like isoform X4 produces MAETTNNPETKRVAVVTGANKGIGFEISKQLASNGVKVILTARDVKRGTEAVEILKAAGYSDLSFHQLDVSDPVSIFAFVNFIKTEFGKLDILVNNAAVNGLTTVGSVDPKDLKFGPNDVAGPNAGAFKKFVQQTYESAVNSFKTNYYGIKHLSKELIPLLQLSKSARIVNISSTLGQLEFISNENAKKKLGDVDGLTEEKVDEVVEEFLEDVKENLIEDKGWPSNNFSAYSVSKTVLNAYTRVLAKKYPTVAINAVSPGFTKTDLNYNAGVLTTEEAAKGPAMLALMPDSKPFGLFFDNTEVSSF; encoded by the exons ATGGCTGAAACAACCAACAATCCTGAAACGAAGAG AGTTGCAGTCGTAACAGGAGCCAACAAAGGGATAGGATTTGAAATATCCAAACAGCTAGCTTCAAATGGAGTCAAGGTGATATTAACTGCTAGAGATGTGAAGAGGGGCACTGAAGCTGTTGAAATACTCAAGGCTGCTGGATACTCCGATTTGAGTTTTCATCAACTTGATGTCTCGGACCCAGTTAGCATTTTTGCTTTCGTGAATTTCATCAAAACCGAATTTGGGAAGCTTGACATATTG GTAAATAACGCAGCAGTTAATGGATTAACCACAGTTGGTTCAGTGGATCCAAAAGACTTAAAATTTGGTCCTAATGAT GTTGCAGGTCCAAATGCCGGAGCCTTTAAGAAATTTGTACAGCAAACTTATGAATCTGCGGTGAActctttcaaaacaaattattatGGGATCAAGCATTTGAGCAAAGAACTTATTCCACTTCTTCAGTTATCAAAATCAGCAAGAATAGTAAACATCTCCTCCACCTTGGGACAGCTTgag TTTATTTCAAATGAGAATGCAAAGAAGAAGCTAGGAGATGTGGATGGTCTCACAGAAGAGAAAGTGGATGAGGTGGTTGAAGAGTTCTTAGAAGATGTGAAGGAGAATTTGATAGAAGATAAAGGTTGGcctagtaataatttttcagcGTATTCTGTCTCCAAGACAGTTTTGAATGCGTACACAAGGGTTCTAGCAAAGAAGTATCCCACAGTTGCCATTAACGCAGTTAGTCCTGGATTTACCAAAACGGATTTGAATTACAACGCTGGGGTCTTGACTACTGAAGAAGCTGCAAAAGGCCCTGCGATGTTGGCTTTGATGCCTGATTCCAAGCCTTTTGGACTTTTCTTTGATAATACAGAAGTTTCATCGTTTTGA
- the LOC126701892 gene encoding uncharacterized protein LOC126701892 isoform X1 produces MVAISLYRGNLHRVPDVPRRWLMPTPKLSLKDFKSLLHRRSKALSRLRSTTPDPDPNSSQNPDLNQQAEAPKENPVLVEPKLEEEKASDCEEAPPKNEENDQRRTDGGDCSVKPVVVDAPDLKPEKIDSGAVGADVDGQALPAETKPVDLAIANPNSEVSDKVDVLNKKQKRKREVEDKLESLNAKKHNLVLVLKQILNAEEELKRRNSMQGMGIRPSVPLQGDGANDMGSLTRHIAPRMGSEANLGGDMEGTEADDPLNHSINPRHVLRTSSMSPSSESPLRRPVYNQHMVSHPSRTSLVAIGSPSRFAPTGHPGNSGNLPTLSVSGTNYIPSSPSPAASGGTSAFRDARLPSPWN; encoded by the exons ATGGTGGCGATATCGCTATACAGAGGGAACCTGCACAGAGTTCCCGACGTGCCTCGCCGATGGCTCATGCCAACCCCTAAACTCTCCCTCAAAGACTTCAAGTCTCTCCTTCACCGTCGCTCCAAAGCCCTCTCTCGCCTCCGCTCCACCACCCCTGACCCGGACCCGAACTCGAGCCAGAACCCCGACCTGAACCAGCAAGCCGAAGCTCCGAAAGAGAACCCGGTTTTGGTTGAGCCTAAgttggaagaagaaaaggccagTGATTGCGAAGAAGCCCCGCCGAAGAATGAGGAAAACGATCAGAGAAGAACCGACGGTGGTGATTGCTCGGTGAAACCGGTTGTTGTTGATGCGCCGGATTTGAAGCCTGAGAAAATCGATTCCGGTGCGGTTGGTGCCGATGTTGACGGACAAGCTTTGCCTGCCGAAACAAAACCGGTTGATTTGGCAATCGCGAACCCTAATTCTGAg GTAAGCGACAAAGTGGATGTGttaaacaaaaaacagaaaaggaaaagggaggTTGAAGATAAGTTAGAAAGTTTGAATGCTAAGAAACATAATCTAGTACTAGTGCTAAAGCAG ATCTTGAATGCAGAGGAAGAACTGAAGAGGCGAAATAGTATGCAAGGAATGGGGATTCGTCCATCTGTTCCACTTCAAGGGGATGGTGCAAATGACATGGGGTCATTGACTAGGCATATTGCTCCAAGGATGGGCTCAGAGGCAAATCTTGGTGGAGATATGGAAGGGACAGAAGCTGACGATCCTTTAAATCATAGCATTAATCCTCGCCATGTGCTTCGGACTAGCAGTATGTCACCATCTTCAGAGTCTCCTCTTCGAAGGCCTGTCTATAATCAACACATG GTTTCACACCCCTCACGTACGAGTTTAGTGGCAATCGGCAGTCCATCACGCTTTGCTCCCACTGGGCATCCGGGGAATTCTGGAAACCTGCCCACATTATCTGTATCAGGAACAAATTACATTCCATCCTCTCCTTCCCCTGCAGCATCTGGTGGTACATCTGCTTTTAGAGATGCTCGGCTACCAAGTCCATGGAATTAG
- the LOC126703105 gene encoding (+)-neomenthol dehydrogenase-like isoform X2 has product MAETTNNPETKRVAVVTGANKGIGFEISKQLASNGVKVILTARDVKRGTEAVEILKAAGYSDLSFHQLDVSDPVSIFAFVNFIKTEFGKLDILVNNAAVNGLTTVGTVDPKDLKFGPDDVAGPNAGAFKKFVQQTYESAVNSFKTNYYGIKHLSKELIPLLQLSKSARIVNISSTLGQLEFISNENAKKKLGDVDGLTEEKVDEVVEEFLEDVKENLIEDKGWPSNNFSAYSVSKTVLNAYTRVLAKKYPTVAINAVSPGFTKTDLNYNAGVLTTEEAAKGPAMLALMPDSKPFGLFFDNTEVSSF; this is encoded by the exons ATGGCTGAAACAACCAACAATCCTGAAACGAAGAG AGTTGCAGTCGTAACAGGAGCCAACAAAGGGATAGGATTTGAAATATCCAAACAGCTAGCTTCAAATGGAGTCAAGGTGATATTAACTGCTAGAGATGTGAAGAGGGGCACTGAAGCTGTTGAAATACTCAAGGCTGCTGGATACTCCGATTTGAGTTTTCATCAACTTGATGTCTCGGACCCAGTTAGCATTTTTGCTTTCGTGAATTTCATCAAAACCGAATTTGGGAAGCTTGACATATTG GTAAATAACGCAGCGGTTAATGGATTAACCACAGTTGGTACAGTGGATCCAAAAGACTTAAAATTTGGTCCTGATGAT GTTGCAGGTCCAAATGCCGGAGCCTTTAAGAAATTTGTACAGCAAACTTATGAATCTGCGGTGAActctttcaaaacaaattattatGGGATCAAGCATTTGAGCAAAGAACTTATTCCACTTCTTCAGTTATCAAAATCAGCAAGAATAGTAAACATCTCCTCCACCTTGGGACAGCTTgag TTTATTTCAAATGAGAATGCAAAGAAGAAGCTAGGAGATGTGGATGGTCTCACAGAAGAGAAAGTGGATGAGGTGGTTGAAGAGTTCTTAGAAGATGTGAAGGAGAATTTGATAGAAGATAAAGGTTGGcctagtaataatttttcagcGTATTCTGTCTCCAAGACAGTTTTGAATGCGTACACAAGGGTTCTAGCAAAGAAGTATCCCACAGTTGCCATTAACGCAGTTAGTCCTGGATTTACCAAAACGGATTTGAATTACAACGCTGGGGTCTTGACTACTGAAGAAGCTGCAAAAGGCCCTGCGATGTTGGCTTTGATGCCTGATTCCAAGCCTTTTGGACTTTTCTTTGATAATACAGAAGTTTCATCGTTTTGA
- the LOC126702334 gene encoding transcription factor MYB35-like, with the protein MVRPPCCDRLNLKRGLWTEEEDAKILAYVSKHGTGNWTAVPKKAGLKRCGKSCRLRWTNYLRPDLKHDGFTPQEEEMIVRLHAAIGSRWSIIAQQLPGRTDNDVKNYWNTKLRKKLSEMGIDPVTHKPFSQILADYGNIGGFRKPGIRVGPLNKDLKSAIMLKSEPYPAAPQGFQNFNSQLMTAKKEPIQDTLFNNNHTDNYPSDLLAELQAIKLVTEASNCSNNETIPPPAFAEASLSSSSVSYSPTCSTTAAQEKSSLDFSWHDFLLDDAFQPADPQEQGTTAEYSSKEFASQKQKGILQISDTDNEAAIQESNTRAKAIECAVISNDFEASSSSDFAFVEAMLYQEYEMLLDFPNLEPFYY; encoded by the exons ATGGTAAGACCGCCTTGCTGCGACAGGCTGAACCTTAAAAGGGGTCTATGGACTGAAGAGGAAGATGCAAAGATACTTGCATATGTCTCCAAGCATGGCACAGGCAACTGGACAGCTGTCCCCAAGAAAGCAG GACTTAAGAGATGTGGGAAGAGCTGCAGGCTAAGGTGGACTAACTACCTGAGGCCTGATCTTAAGCATGACGGCTTCACACCTCAAGAAGAGGAGATGATTGTTAGGCTTCATGCAGCTATAGGTAGCAG GTGGTCCATAATAGCACAACAACTTCCTGGGAGGACAGACAATGATGTTAAGAACTACTGGAACACCAAGTTGAGAAAGAAGCTTTCTGAAATGGGAATCGATCCTGTTACTCACAAGCCCTTCTCTCAAATACTTGCTGATTATGGAAACATTGGTGGCTTCCGAAAACCTGGCATCAGAGTTGGACCTCTTAATAAAGATTTGAAGAGTGCAATTATGTTAAAATCAGAACCATATCCAGCTGCACCACAGGGATTCCAAAACTTCAATAGCCAATTGATGACTGCAAAAAAAGAACCAATCCAAGATACCCTTTTCAATAACAATCATACTGACAACTACCCATCGGATCTTCTCGCTGAGCTCCAAGCTATAAAACTTGTCACAGAGGCCTCAAATTGCTCTAACAATGAGACCATCCCACCACCAGCCTTTGCTGAGGCCTCGTTGTCATCATCTTCAGTGTCATATTCTCCTACATGTTCTACTACAGCGGCGCAAGAAAAGTCATCCCTAGACTTCAGCTGGCACGACTTTCTTCTTGATGATGCATTTCAACCAGCTGATCCTCAAGAACAAGGAACCACTGCCGAGTATTCATCAAAAGAATTTGcaagccaaaaacaaaaagggatACTGCAAATTAGCGACACTGACAATGAAGCTGCCATTCAAGAAAGTAATACCAGAGCTAAAGCAATAGAATGTGCAGTCATAAGCAATGACTTTGAAGCTTCATCGTCCTCTGACTTTGCTTTTGTGGAAGCCATGCTATATCAAGAATATGAAATGTTGTTAGACTTCCCTAACCTGGAACCATTCTACTACTGA
- the LOC126703105 gene encoding (+)-neomenthol dehydrogenase-like isoform X3 has product MAETTNNPETKRVAVVTGANKGIGFEISKQLASNGVKVILTARDVKRGTEAVEILKAAGYSDLSFHQLDVSDPVSIFAFVNFIKTEFGKLDILVNNAAVNGLTTVGTVDPKDLKFGPDDFVGPNAGAFTKFVQQTYESAVNSFKTNYYGIKHLSKELIPLLQLSKSARIVNISSTSGQLEFISNENAKKKLGDVDGLTEEKVDEVVEEFLEDVKENLIEDKGWPSNNFSAYSVSKTVLNAYTRVLAKKYPTVAINAVSPGFTKTDLNYNAGVLTTEEAAKGPAMLALMPDSKPFGLFFDNTEVSSF; this is encoded by the exons ATGGCTGAAACAACCAACAATCCTGAAACGAAGAG AGTTGCAGTCGTAACAGGAGCCAACAAAGGGATAGGATTTGAAATATCCAAACAGCTAGCTTCAAATGGAGTCAAGGTGATATTAACTGCTAGAGATGTGAAGAGGGGCACTGAAGCTGTTGAAATACTCAAGGCTGCTGGATACTCCGATTTGAGTTTTCATCAACTTGATGTCTCGGACCCAGTTAGCATTTTTGCTTTCGTGAATTTCATCAAAACCGAATTTGGGAAGCTTGACATATTG GTAAATAACGCAGCGGTTAATGGATTAACCACAGTTGGTACAGTGGATCCAAAAGACTTAAAATTTGGTCCTGATGAT TTTGTAGGTCCAAATGCCGGAGCCTTTACGAAATTTGTACAGCAAACTTATGAATCTGCGGTGAActctttcaaaacaaattattatGGGATCAAGCATTTGAGCAAAGAACTTATTCCACTTCTTCAGTTATCAAAATCAGCAAGAATAGTAAACATCTCCTCCACCTCGGGACAGCTTgag TTTATTTCAAATGAGAATGCAAAGAAGAAGCTAGGAGATGTGGATGGTCTCACAGAAGAGAAAGTGGATGAGGTGGTTGAAGAGTTCTTAGAAGATGTGAAGGAGAATTTGATAGAAGATAAAGGTTGGcctagtaataatttttcagcGTATTCTGTCTCCAAGACAGTTTTGAATGCGTACACAAGGGTTCTAGCAAAGAAGTATCCCACAGTTGCCATTAACGCAGTTAGTCCTGGATTTACCAAAACGGATTTGAATTACAACGCTGGGGTCTTGACTACTGAAGAAGCTGCAAAAGGCCCTGCGATGTTGGCTTTGATGCCTGATTCCAAGCCTTTTGGACTTTTCTTTGATAATACAGAAGTTTCATCGTTTTGA
- the LOC126703105 gene encoding (+)-neomenthol dehydrogenase-like isoform X1, with amino-acid sequence MAETTNNPETKRVAVVTGANKGIGFEISKQLASNGVKVILTARDVKRGTEAVEILKAAGYSDLSFHQLDVSDPVSIFAFVNFIKTEFGKLDILVNNAAVNGLTTVGTVDPKDLKFGPDDFVGPNAGAFTKFVQQTYESAVNSFKTNYYGIKHLSKELIPLLQLSKSARIVNISSTSGQLEFISNENAKKKLGDVDGLTEEKVDEVVEEFLEDVKENLIEDKGWPSNNFSAYSVSKTVLNAYTRVLAKKYPTVAINAVSPGFTKTDLNYNAGVLTTEEAAKGPMMLALMLDSKPSGLFFDNTEVSTF; translated from the exons ATGGCTGAAACAACCAACAATCCTGAAACGAAGAG AGTTGCAGTCGTAACAGGAGCCAACAAAGGGATAGGATTTGAAATATCCAAACAGCTAGCTTCAAATGGAGTCAAGGTGATATTAACTGCTAGAGATGTGAAGAGGGGCACTGAAGCTGTTGAAATACTCAAGGCTGCTGGATACTCCGATTTGAGTTTTCATCAACTTGATGTCTCGGACCCAGTTAGCATTTTTGCTTTCGTGAATTTCATCAAAACCGAATTTGGGAAGCTTGACATATTG GTAAATAACGCAGCGGTTAATGGATTAACCACAGTTGGTACAGTGGATCCAAAAGACTTAAAATTTGGTCCTGATGAT TTTGTAGGTCCAAATGCCGGAGCCTTTACGAAATTTGTACAGCAAACTTATGAATCTGCGGTGAActctttcaaaacaaattattatGGGATCAAGCATTTGAGCAAAGAACTTATTCCACTTCTTCAGTTATCAAAATCAGCAAGAATAGTAAACATCTCCTCCACCTCGGGACAGCTTgag TTTATTTCAAATGAGAATGCAAAGAAGAAGCTAGGAGATGTGGATGGTCTCACAGAAGAGAAAGTGGATGAGGTGGTTGAAGAGTTCTTAGAAGATGTGAAGGAGAATTTGATAGAAGATAAAGGTTGGcctagtaataatttttcagcGTATTCTGTCTCCAAGACAGTTCTGAATGCGTACACAAGGGTTCTAGCAAAGAAGTATCCCACAGTTGCCATTAACGCAGTTAGTCCTGGATTTACCAAAACGGATTTGAATTACAACGCTGGGGTCTTGACTACTGAAGAAGCTGCAAAAGGCCCTATGATGTTGGCTTTGATGCTTGATTCTAAGCCTTCTGGACTTTTCTTTGATAATACAGAAGTTTCAACGTTTTGA
- the LOC126702712 gene encoding uncharacterized protein LOC126702712, translating to MAHHTTQRRILAKPEEEPKLKPSMDPTLIKKHPKPTTTTTSHHHIRPNPDPPLHSKPSSFMSHNFSRLNPYHRKAHKPQNPTNPHPTPCVMDTHLQAKALTVSVDSSMFSLTKSNHLTRTTIAPKLEKDSTKARKEVSKEKLKKELDKKKFHEVKVNEKKKETREELDVKRLSEKLKDVEMKDLQDCRESKRVSVSLAVRGGRRRSFSDSQVDLADILASNGVKVVSADMPPFMQIHVVDCARKAYDSMEKFTSKTLALTLKKEFDGVYGPAWHCIVGTSFGSFVTHSVGGFMYFSMDQKLYILLFKTTVQRAD from the exons ATGGCTCACCACACCACCCAAAGGCGCATCTTAGCAAAACCAGAAGAAGAACCCAAACTCAAACCATCCATGGATCCCACTCTCATCAAAAAGcaccccaaacccaccaccaccaccacttctCACCACCACATAAGACCAAACCCAGATCCCCCTTTACACTCTAAACCCTCCTCTTTCATGTCCCACAACTTCTCTAGATTAAACCCATATCACAGAAAAGCACATAAACCCCAAAACCCCACCAATCCACATCCAACCCCATGTGTTATGGACACCCATTTACAAGCCAAAGCCTTGACTGTTTCTGTTGATTCCTCCATGTTTTCCTTAACCAAATCAAACCACCTCACCAGAACAACTATTGCTCCAAAGCTTGAAAAAGACAGCACCAAAGCAAGAAAGGAGGTCTCTAAAGAGAAACTCAAGAAAGAGTTGGATAAGAAAAAGTTTCATGAGGTGAAagtgaatgaaaaaaagaaagaaacccgTGAAGAGCTTGATGTTAAGAGATTGTCAGAGAAATTGAAGGATGTAGAAATGAAGGATCTTCAAGATTGTCGTGAAAGTAAGAGAGTTTCAGTTTCATTAGCTGTGAGAGGAGGCAGAAGGAGGTCTTTCTCTGACTCACAGGTTGACTTAGCAGATATCCTTGCAAGCAATGGTGTGAAAGTGGTTTCAGCTGATATGCCACCATTTATGCAGATCCATGTTGTGGATTGTGCTAGAAAGGCTTATGATAGTATGGAAAAGTTCACTTCCAAGACCCTTGCTTTGACTCTCAAAAAG GAATTTGATGGGGTGTATGGGCCAGCATGGCACTGTATTGTGGGGACAAGTTTTGGGTCTTTTGTTACTCATTCAGTAGGTGGGTTCATGTATTTCTCAATGGATCAAAAGCTGTACATCCTCTTATTCAAGACCACTGTACAAAGAGCAGATTGA